A genomic segment from Aegilops tauschii subsp. strangulata cultivar AL8/78 chromosome 1, Aet v6.0, whole genome shotgun sequence encodes:
- the LOC109732430 gene encoding uncharacterized protein isoform X2 produces MERVVVVSEDAAASVSSAPSSSFAETRVICRVCQKQFAQYTCPRCNSRYCSLTCYKGHSVQCTESFMRENVTEELKQIQPEDESKRKMLDILRRFHLEEEMESDESMLSEELIQKAISGDEIKLEDLSDDEIKRFRQALASGELSKMIEPWTPWWKNPSAKSISLSHDGSQLIRQISTDDTTLSDPMTASESIINEIPEGPEYPLPSLKQLTRAEPSPLLTVHLVDILYSYCFTLRLYNGDWQSDPLGASTVALSMSKVMGDGAKPETVSEALTTCIEETCSPAYRHTGGFRFAIGLVDDIVTILSLGGNAVVCALCDFHRLIQAGESILKEDKVGETEKARSFKKLHAAGRKLFFMTCWAHEQPTEAWPSLARIVEVQKAAFEELDSGSGLRKAGRKNNPQSKVLIEEV; encoded by the exons ATGGAGAGGGTCGTGGTGGTCTCCGAGGATGCCGCCGCCTCGGTCTCCtccgccccgtcctcctccttCGCGGAAACCAGGGTCATCTGCCGCGT ATGTCAGAAGCAGTTCGCACAGTACACTTGTCCACGCTGCAACTCCCGCTACTGCTCGCTTACGTGCTACAag GGGCATAGTGTGCAATGCACTGAATCATTTATGCGTGAGAATGTTACGGAGGAGCTTAAGCAAATTCAGCCTGAAGATGAATCAAAAAGGAAGATGCTTGATATACTCAGACGGTTCCACTTGGAAGAAGAAATGGAGTCCGATG AGTCAATGTTGTCAGAGGAGCTTATTCAGAAAGCCATCTCTG GTGACGAAATCAAGCTTGAGGACCTCTCTGATGATGAAATCAAACGATTTCGTCAAGCTCTGGCCTCTGGTGAACTCAGCAAGATGATTGAACCATGGACTCCATGGTGGAAAAATCCTTCAGCTAAATCGATCTCTCTTAGTCATGATGGGAGCCAGCTTATCAGACAGATAAGTACAGACGATACTACTCTATCAGATCCAATGACTGCGTCAGAGTCTATCATCAATGAAATACCAGAAGGGCCAGAATATCCTCTCCCATCACTCAAACAGCTAACCAGGGCAGAGCCATCTCCTCTGCTCACTGTTCACTTGGTTGATATTCTCTACAGTTACTGCTTCACGCTTCGCCTCTACAATGGTGACTGGCAGTCTGATCCTTTGGGTGCTTCAACTGTTGCCTTGTCTATGTCGAAAGTCATGGGGGACGGCGCTAAGCCTGAGACAGTATCTGAAGCGCTCACAACATGCATAGAGGAGACATGCTCCCCAGCTTACAGGCACACCGGAGGTTTCAGGTTTGCTATTGGACTTGTGGATGATATCGTCACAATCCTCTCCTTAGGAGGCAATGCAGTGGTCTGTGCATTGTGTGACTTCCACAGGCTCATCCAAGCTGGTGAGAGCATCCTCAAGGAAGACAAAGTGGGCGAGACGGAAAAGGCGCGGAGCTTCAAAAAGCTCCATGCCGCGGGTAGGAAGCTGTTCTTCATGACATGCTGGGCTCATGAACAGCCAACTGAGGCCTGGCCGTCGTTGGCTCGCATCGTTGAGGTGCAGAAAGCGGCTTTTGAGGAGCTGGACAGTGGAAGCGGACTGAGGAAGGCAGGAAGAAAGAACAACCCGCAGTCCAAGGTTCTTATCGAGGAGGTGTAA
- the LOC109732430 gene encoding uncharacterized protein isoform X1 yields the protein MERVVVVSEDAAASVSSAPSSSFAETRVICRVCQKQFAQYTCPRCNSRYCSLTCYKGHSVQCTESFMRENVTEELKQIQPEDESKRKMLDILRRFHLEEEMESDGEDKSMLSEELIQKAISGDEIKLEDLSDDEIKRFRQALASGELSKMIEPWTPWWKNPSAKSISLSHDGSQLIRQISTDDTTLSDPMTASESIINEIPEGPEYPLPSLKQLTRAEPSPLLTVHLVDILYSYCFTLRLYNGDWQSDPLGASTVALSMSKVMGDGAKPETVSEALTTCIEETCSPAYRHTGGFRFAIGLVDDIVTILSLGGNAVVCALCDFHRLIQAGESILKEDKVGETEKARSFKKLHAAGRKLFFMTCWAHEQPTEAWPSLARIVEVQKAAFEELDSGSGLRKAGRKNNPQSKVLIEEV from the exons ATGGAGAGGGTCGTGGTGGTCTCCGAGGATGCCGCCGCCTCGGTCTCCtccgccccgtcctcctccttCGCGGAAACCAGGGTCATCTGCCGCGT ATGTCAGAAGCAGTTCGCACAGTACACTTGTCCACGCTGCAACTCCCGCTACTGCTCGCTTACGTGCTACAag GGGCATAGTGTGCAATGCACTGAATCATTTATGCGTGAGAATGTTACGGAGGAGCTTAAGCAAATTCAGCCTGAAGATGAATCAAAAAGGAAGATGCTTGATATACTCAGACGGTTCCACTTGGAAGAAGAAATGGAGTCCGATGGTGAAGATA AGTCAATGTTGTCAGAGGAGCTTATTCAGAAAGCCATCTCTG GTGACGAAATCAAGCTTGAGGACCTCTCTGATGATGAAATCAAACGATTTCGTCAAGCTCTGGCCTCTGGTGAACTCAGCAAGATGATTGAACCATGGACTCCATGGTGGAAAAATCCTTCAGCTAAATCGATCTCTCTTAGTCATGATGGGAGCCAGCTTATCAGACAGATAAGTACAGACGATACTACTCTATCAGATCCAATGACTGCGTCAGAGTCTATCATCAATGAAATACCAGAAGGGCCAGAATATCCTCTCCCATCACTCAAACAGCTAACCAGGGCAGAGCCATCTCCTCTGCTCACTGTTCACTTGGTTGATATTCTCTACAGTTACTGCTTCACGCTTCGCCTCTACAATGGTGACTGGCAGTCTGATCCTTTGGGTGCTTCAACTGTTGCCTTGTCTATGTCGAAAGTCATGGGGGACGGCGCTAAGCCTGAGACAGTATCTGAAGCGCTCACAACATGCATAGAGGAGACATGCTCCCCAGCTTACAGGCACACCGGAGGTTTCAGGTTTGCTATTGGACTTGTGGATGATATCGTCACAATCCTCTCCTTAGGAGGCAATGCAGTGGTCTGTGCATTGTGTGACTTCCACAGGCTCATCCAAGCTGGTGAGAGCATCCTCAAGGAAGACAAAGTGGGCGAGACGGAAAAGGCGCGGAGCTTCAAAAAGCTCCATGCCGCGGGTAGGAAGCTGTTCTTCATGACATGCTGGGCTCATGAACAGCCAACTGAGGCCTGGCCGTCGTTGGCTCGCATCGTTGAGGTGCAGAAAGCGGCTTTTGAGGAGCTGGACAGTGGAAGCGGACTGAGGAAGGCAGGAAGAAAGAACAACCCGCAGTCCAAGGTTCTTATCGAGGAGGTGTAA
- the LOC109732430 gene encoding uncharacterized protein isoform X3 — MRENVTEELKQIQPEDESKRKMLDILRRFHLEEEMESDGEDKSMLSEELIQKAISGDEIKLEDLSDDEIKRFRQALASGELSKMIEPWTPWWKNPSAKSISLSHDGSQLIRQISTDDTTLSDPMTASESIINEIPEGPEYPLPSLKQLTRAEPSPLLTVHLVDILYSYCFTLRLYNGDWQSDPLGASTVALSMSKVMGDGAKPETVSEALTTCIEETCSPAYRHTGGFRFAIGLVDDIVTILSLGGNAVVCALCDFHRLIQAGESILKEDKVGETEKARSFKKLHAAGRKLFFMTCWAHEQPTEAWPSLARIVEVQKAAFEELDSGSGLRKAGRKNNPQSKVLIEEV, encoded by the exons ATGCGTGAGAATGTTACGGAGGAGCTTAAGCAAATTCAGCCTGAAGATGAATCAAAAAGGAAGATGCTTGATATACTCAGACGGTTCCACTTGGAAGAAGAAATGGAGTCCGATGGTGAAGATA AGTCAATGTTGTCAGAGGAGCTTATTCAGAAAGCCATCTCTG GTGACGAAATCAAGCTTGAGGACCTCTCTGATGATGAAATCAAACGATTTCGTCAAGCTCTGGCCTCTGGTGAACTCAGCAAGATGATTGAACCATGGACTCCATGGTGGAAAAATCCTTCAGCTAAATCGATCTCTCTTAGTCATGATGGGAGCCAGCTTATCAGACAGATAAGTACAGACGATACTACTCTATCAGATCCAATGACTGCGTCAGAGTCTATCATCAATGAAATACCAGAAGGGCCAGAATATCCTCTCCCATCACTCAAACAGCTAACCAGGGCAGAGCCATCTCCTCTGCTCACTGTTCACTTGGTTGATATTCTCTACAGTTACTGCTTCACGCTTCGCCTCTACAATGGTGACTGGCAGTCTGATCCTTTGGGTGCTTCAACTGTTGCCTTGTCTATGTCGAAAGTCATGGGGGACGGCGCTAAGCCTGAGACAGTATCTGAAGCGCTCACAACATGCATAGAGGAGACATGCTCCCCAGCTTACAGGCACACCGGAGGTTTCAGGTTTGCTATTGGACTTGTGGATGATATCGTCACAATCCTCTCCTTAGGAGGCAATGCAGTGGTCTGTGCATTGTGTGACTTCCACAGGCTCATCCAAGCTGGTGAGAGCATCCTCAAGGAAGACAAAGTGGGCGAGACGGAAAAGGCGCGGAGCTTCAAAAAGCTCCATGCCGCGGGTAGGAAGCTGTTCTTCATGACATGCTGGGCTCATGAACAGCCAACTGAGGCCTGGCCGTCGTTGGCTCGCATCGTTGAGGTGCAGAAAGCGGCTTTTGAGGAGCTGGACAGTGGAAGCGGACTGAGGAAGGCAGGAAGAAAGAACAACCCGCAGTCCAAGGTTCTTATCGAGGAGGTGTAA